A single window of Hymenobacter sp. APR13 DNA harbors:
- a CDS encoding alpha/beta hydrolase produces MKALWFTVVMGCLPLLLHAQGAPFSIYSSTIPNSKPSSLQEKTITLENGGIRVSDVVQPTLQVFRPAQGKANGTAVIICPGGGYVRLSMDNEGSDVAKRLTEMGITAFVLKYRLPNDQLQPDKTTAPLQDAQQAIRLVRQRAADYGLNPARIGLMGFSAGGHLASTAGTHFAQPVGTTTDATSVRPDFLVLLYPVISFTGSLAHAGSRRSLLGPAPTPDQLRLYSNEQHVTPQTPPTFLVHAQDDQTVPVLNSVRFYEACVRHSVPAEMHLYPKGGHGFGLNNKTTKDSWPERLQNWLDANGWLAP; encoded by the coding sequence ATGAAAGCCCTCTGGTTCACCGTTGTTATGGGATGCCTGCCCCTGCTGCTGCACGCGCAAGGCGCGCCGTTTTCCATCTACTCCAGCACCATCCCGAACTCCAAGCCCAGCAGCCTGCAGGAAAAGACCATCACGCTCGAAAACGGCGGCATTCGGGTGTCCGATGTGGTGCAGCCGACGCTGCAGGTGTTTCGGCCGGCCCAGGGCAAAGCCAACGGCACGGCCGTTATCATCTGCCCCGGCGGCGGCTACGTGCGGCTTTCCATGGACAACGAGGGCTCCGACGTGGCCAAGCGGCTCACCGAAATGGGCATCACGGCTTTCGTGCTCAAATACCGCCTTCCCAACGACCAGCTCCAGCCCGACAAAACCACCGCGCCGCTGCAGGATGCCCAGCAGGCCATCCGGCTGGTGCGCCAGCGCGCCGCCGACTACGGCCTCAACCCGGCCCGGATTGGGCTGATGGGCTTCTCGGCGGGCGGGCACCTGGCTTCCACGGCCGGCACGCACTTCGCGCAGCCCGTGGGCACCACCACCGACGCCACCTCCGTCCGGCCCGATTTCCTGGTGCTGCTCTACCCCGTCATCAGCTTCACGGGTAGCCTAGCTCATGCCGGCTCGCGCCGCAGCCTGCTCGGCCCCGCCCCCACCCCCGACCAGCTCCGGCTCTACTCCAACGAGCAGCATGTAACGCCCCAGACGCCGCCCACCTTCCTGGTGCACGCCCAAGACGACCAGACAGTGCCCGTGCTCAACAGCGTGAGGTTTTACGAAGCCTGTGTGCGCCACAGCGTGCCCGCCGAAATGCACCTCTACCCCAAAGGCGGCCACGGCTTTGGGTTGAACAATAAAACCACCAAAGACAGCTGGCCCGAACGGCTCCAGAACTGGCTCGACGCTAACGGCTGGCTCGCGCCGTAG
- a CDS encoding DUF6493 family protein yields MTTIETFEHIIRRQKPAQLVPFLLQLPKNEVVAVRKKTRQLQRELEQFRDLGGGSWGRTSTPEQLLMLLLAGLRTYSRKEALSASFRIWELQPKDMPHFWAVLEHTRPDWLADFYALRADRNSWDRPSYALLRELENRQLLAHQPRLFAHALPGLVSELGTELSRLTPVPANATAAMAARLAADPVLLTRDLPLLFDYDTFADGQQGHVQPPMTPRDQLNALGHYAWQHWETRHPRQIVTWLDVLLELERTGHLQRADLLSRCLLALRRDFRRSLLTWFKSLFLGLQPTLAERLARQADLVDLLAHPLPLVVNFALEQLKDLWAHPDFASAPLLLYAESLLTRHDVKTGIRALFGGLEKLLKREPGVAPTLAALASTALAHADAAVQERAAKLLKTLLSAPKPLLTAAEAADTIAGLCLYADLLAPAARALLLPYLPLEDDDPSSSDAVSYVPQTGFVADISAATAIAPVRDWHELLFLTGQLVQQRQPAEVERWLDGLLRLRGQFPADYARQLHPYLVQALPWGLQGKSEEETRAALLTFSFGNHNGQQELLLALLMSWYLGFPHLKVLQVSLSSAQYHHPDPLLRVEQQRLASVEEALRAFVAPLPLLSTPTHAPHWVAPSVLVQKLLDYEAAGQEPNSADLCLALARTALSAPDDAATARTLLPRFRNADLRQLLTSFLGPPTLEVALPATLPKPPQRRFSGRLAHLIPFLRNTAAPAASPDCTATLPWLWAVAARTRQPHALLPALQHCATYPGVDMPWHPTWKIQQNSHTYKQTWNKEKPVVTEYWQELVVEVPTPQHKLPSGLLLYSLHASVAARNNYSLWAMATDLPFLLTLLPNHPEPLYWHLIRIGCRTAGKDTSSQDALRVVLHSLLQPGPAFTEAATLLLALSLTHAAPNCRAVALEVLLAAVEYGRLVPGALGTVLGQLLTTGFAPVQRLTDALAQARAISALVDDALRQLLDSLLPLLPAAPLRNTRKLIEAYADLQGRTRQAVPEAVQQNLRAWSSSATLKKATAGLLSA; encoded by the coding sequence ATGACCACCATCGAAACTTTCGAGCACATTATTCGCCGCCAGAAGCCGGCGCAGCTGGTGCCTTTTCTGCTGCAACTGCCCAAAAATGAAGTGGTAGCGGTCCGGAAGAAAACCCGGCAGCTGCAGCGGGAGCTGGAGCAATTCCGCGACCTGGGCGGCGGCAGCTGGGGCCGAACCAGCACGCCGGAGCAGTTGCTGATGCTCTTACTGGCCGGCCTGCGCACTTACTCCCGCAAGGAGGCCCTAAGTGCCAGCTTCCGCATCTGGGAGCTGCAGCCGAAGGACATGCCCCATTTCTGGGCCGTGCTGGAGCACACCCGCCCCGATTGGCTGGCCGACTTTTACGCCCTGCGTGCCGACCGCAACAGCTGGGACCGGCCGTCTTACGCGCTGCTGCGGGAGCTGGAAAACCGGCAGCTGCTAGCCCACCAGCCGCGCCTGTTTGCCCACGCGCTGCCGGGGCTGGTTTCTGAGCTGGGCACGGAGCTGAGCCGCCTCACGCCGGTGCCCGCCAACGCTACCGCCGCCATGGCCGCCCGCCTGGCCGCCGACCCCGTGCTGCTGACCCGCGACCTGCCGCTGCTGTTCGACTACGACACTTTCGCCGACGGGCAGCAGGGCCACGTGCAGCCGCCCATGACCCCGAGAGACCAGCTAAACGCGCTGGGCCACTACGCCTGGCAGCACTGGGAAACGCGGCACCCGCGCCAGATTGTAACCTGGCTGGACGTGCTGCTGGAGCTGGAGCGCACCGGCCACCTGCAGCGCGCCGACCTGCTCAGCCGCTGCCTGCTGGCACTGCGCCGCGACTTCCGCCGTTCGCTCCTGACGTGGTTTAAATCCCTGTTTCTGGGCTTGCAGCCGACGCTGGCCGAGCGACTGGCCCGCCAGGCCGATTTGGTGGACCTGCTGGCCCACCCGCTGCCGTTGGTCGTCAACTTCGCGCTTGAGCAGCTCAAGGACCTGTGGGCGCATCCTGATTTCGCCTCGGCCCCACTGCTGCTCTACGCCGAAAGCCTGCTCACCCGCCACGATGTCAAAACCGGCATCCGGGCCCTGTTTGGCGGGCTGGAGAAGCTGCTGAAGCGCGAGCCCGGCGTGGCGCCCACGCTGGCGGCCCTGGCTTCCACGGCCCTCGCCCACGCCGATGCCGCCGTGCAGGAGCGCGCCGCCAAGCTCCTGAAAACCCTGCTCAGCGCCCCCAAGCCGCTACTAACGGCCGCCGAAGCGGCCGATACCATCGCCGGCCTCTGCCTCTACGCCGACCTGCTGGCCCCGGCTGCCCGCGCCCTGCTCCTGCCCTACCTGCCGCTGGAAGACGATGATCCGTCTTCCAGCGACGCTGTTTCCTACGTGCCGCAAACCGGCTTCGTGGCTGATATTTCTGCCGCCACGGCCATAGCGCCGGTGCGCGACTGGCACGAGCTGCTGTTCCTGACCGGGCAGCTGGTGCAGCAGCGCCAGCCGGCGGAGGTGGAGCGCTGGCTGGACGGCCTGCTGCGCCTGCGCGGCCAGTTTCCGGCCGACTATGCCCGGCAGCTGCACCCGTATCTGGTGCAGGCGCTGCCCTGGGGGCTGCAGGGCAAGTCGGAGGAGGAGACGCGGGCGGCGCTGCTCACGTTTTCCTTCGGCAACCACAACGGGCAGCAGGAGCTGCTGCTGGCCCTGCTCATGAGCTGGTATTTGGGGTTTCCGCACCTGAAAGTGCTGCAGGTGTCCTTGAGCTCCGCCCAGTATCACCACCCCGACCCGCTGCTGCGCGTGGAGCAGCAGCGCCTGGCCTCCGTGGAAGAAGCCCTGCGGGCCTTTGTCGCGCCGCTGCCGCTGCTCAGCACGCCCACCCACGCGCCGCACTGGGTGGCGCCCTCGGTGCTGGTGCAGAAGCTGCTGGACTATGAGGCCGCCGGCCAGGAGCCCAACTCCGCCGACTTGTGCCTGGCGCTGGCCCGCACTGCCCTATCTGCCCCCGACGATGCGGCCACGGCCCGCACCCTGCTGCCCCGCTTCCGCAACGCCGACCTGCGCCAGCTGCTGACGTCGTTTCTGGGGCCTCCCACTCTGGAAGTAGCGCTACCGGCTACCCTGCCGAAGCCGCCGCAACGCCGGTTTTCGGGCCGGCTGGCCCATCTGATTCCGTTTCTGCGCAACACGGCCGCCCCGGCCGCCAGCCCCGACTGCACCGCCACGCTGCCCTGGCTGTGGGCAGTAGCGGCCCGCACCCGCCAGCCCCACGCCCTGCTGCCGGCTCTGCAGCACTGCGCCACCTACCCCGGCGTGGATATGCCCTGGCACCCCACCTGGAAAATCCAGCAGAACTCGCACACCTACAAGCAGACCTGGAACAAAGAGAAGCCCGTAGTGACCGAATACTGGCAGGAGCTGGTGGTAGAGGTGCCGACGCCGCAGCACAAGCTGCCTTCCGGCCTGCTGCTGTATTCGCTGCACGCCAGCGTGGCGGCCCGCAACAACTATTCGCTGTGGGCTATGGCCACGGACCTGCCGTTTCTGCTCACGCTGCTGCCCAACCACCCCGAGCCGCTGTACTGGCACCTGATCCGCATCGGCTGCCGCACCGCTGGCAAAGACACGTCGTCGCAGGATGCCCTGCGGGTGGTGCTGCACAGCCTGCTGCAGCCGGGGCCGGCCTTCACCGAAGCCGCCACGCTGCTGCTGGCGCTCAGCCTCACGCACGCCGCCCCCAACTGCCGGGCCGTGGCGCTGGAAGTGCTGCTGGCCGCCGTGGAATACGGCCGACTAGTGCCGGGGGCGCTGGGCACCGTTCTGGGCCAGCTGCTGACTACTGGCTTCGCGCCCGTGCAGCGCCTCACCGATGCGCTGGCCCAGGCCCGTGCCATCAGCGCGCTGGTAGATGACGCGCTGCGCCAACTGCTGGATAGCCTGCTGCCACTGCTGCCGGCCGCGCCGCTACGCAACACCCGCAAGCTGATTGAAGCCTACGCCGACCTGCAGGGCCGCACCCGGCAGGCAGTACCGGAGGCCGTGCAGCAGAATTTGCGCGCCTGGAGCAGCTCGGCCACGCTGAAGAAAGCCACGGCCGGCCTGCTCAGCGCCTAA
- a CDS encoding YybH family protein has protein sequence MKPFLGLLLGGALLASCSKPAPEAAAVDVKTLNQQFVGAWNAKNTLQIDSLLADDVQYAQGATRFNGKSEVADKWVRATMGTIADLKLYGTSTGSDATMAYEAGTFSTEVLPEAPGQPRGEGEGNFILLWKKNAKNAWKLSYVQLEGLPVKVAN, from the coding sequence ATGAAACCCTTTCTCGGTCTCCTGCTCGGGGGCGCTCTGCTGGCCTCCTGCTCTAAACCCGCTCCTGAAGCTGCTGCCGTCGACGTAAAAACGCTCAACCAGCAGTTCGTAGGAGCCTGGAACGCCAAAAACACCCTGCAGATCGACTCGCTGCTGGCCGATGACGTGCAGTACGCCCAAGGCGCCACGCGCTTCAACGGCAAGTCGGAAGTGGCCGACAAGTGGGTGCGCGCCACCATGGGCACCATCGCCGACCTGAAGCTCTACGGCACCTCCACCGGCTCCGACGCCACCATGGCCTACGAGGCCGGCACGTTCTCCACGGAAGTGCTGCCCGAAGCCCCCGGCCAGCCCCGCGGCGAAGGAGAAGGCAATTTCATCCTGCTTTGGAAAAAGAACGCCAAAAACGCCTGGAAGCTCAGCTACGTGCAGCTTGAAGGCCTGCCCGTGAAAGTGGCCAACTAG